A genomic segment from Myxococcota bacterium encodes:
- a CDS encoding alpha/beta hydrolase, producing MRASSRRTAAIAVAASALAATAPGCALTEMAGAALAYREAELDPARIQRDIPYRDEDGEGAVADEHRLDLFLPDTDTDTDTDTATAPFPVLLFVHGGGWTSGDRAYGALGVYPYQNVGRFYAARGIATAVLSYRLQPEVGWRDQVADVADATAWLARHVADYGGDPRRIALAGHSAGAWLAAWVGLADAPLAARGVDRASLCGLVLVSGAGYDLEDARTWELGASRAYFEDLFADDSPGAPDAWTRDASIARHLAPPLPPALVMNAAGEPARFERQSDVLAAAIDARGGRAQRRTLDGQNHQRIAVSLSREGDPASDAVLAFLADAHCTR from the coding sequence GTGCGCGCGTCGTCGCGCCGCACCGCGGCCATCGCCGTCGCCGCGAGCGCGCTCGCGGCGACGGCTCCGGGCTGCGCGCTGACGGAGATGGCGGGCGCGGCCCTCGCCTATCGAGAGGCCGAGCTCGACCCGGCGCGCATCCAGCGCGACATCCCGTACCGCGACGAAGATGGAGAGGGCGCAGTCGCCGACGAGCACCGCCTCGACCTCTTCCTGCCCGACACGGACACGGACACGGACACCGACACCGCGACCGCTCCGTTCCCCGTGCTGCTGTTCGTGCACGGCGGCGGATGGACTTCGGGCGATCGCGCCTACGGCGCGCTCGGCGTGTATCCGTACCAGAACGTCGGCCGCTTCTACGCCGCGCGCGGCATCGCGACGGCCGTGCTGAGCTACCGCCTGCAGCCGGAGGTCGGCTGGCGCGACCAGGTCGCCGACGTCGCCGACGCCACCGCCTGGCTCGCGCGCCACGTCGCCGACTACGGCGGCGACCCGCGGCGCATCGCGCTCGCGGGCCACTCGGCCGGCGCGTGGCTCGCCGCGTGGGTCGGGCTCGCCGACGCGCCGCTCGCCGCGCGCGGCGTCGACCGCGCATCGCTCTGCGGGCTCGTCCTCGTGAGCGGCGCCGGCTACGACCTCGAGGACGCGCGCACCTGGGAGCTCGGCGCGAGCCGCGCGTACTTCGAGGACCTGTTCGCGGACGACTCGCCCGGCGCGCCCGATGCGTGGACGCGCGACGCGTCGATCGCGCGCCACCTCGCGCCGCCGCTGCCCCCCGCGCTCGTGATGAACGCGGCGGGCGAGCCCGCCCGCTTCGAGCGCCAGAGCGACGTGCTCGCCGCCGCGATCGACGCGCGCGGGGGCCGCGCGCAGCGCCGCACGCTCGACGGCCAGAACCACCAGCGCATCGCGGTGTCGCTCAGCCGCGAGGGCGACCCCGCCTCGGACGCCGTGCTCGCCTTCCTCGCCGACGCGCACTGCACGCGCTGA
- a CDS encoding M48 family metalloprotease has product MSARRRRSACARGRVEVAGAALAALLLSACVTATPAPAPLAPERGVGALDADEQHLWKKSRELQHDVEIAGLLFVDRELDAYLARVLDRVLPDDLRRAGLEPSVHVVSNVNIHGYSFANGVVYLHTALLARMADETQLATVLTRELAHVKLRNALRAQRDARIRADSLAWIGVGSTLVQGGAQIQLLAQAASISTAPGFHHSLEVLADREGLAMLAAAGYDVKGTPGFFEMTLDYVEEVHGQGAWGWVAFSPPPAMTARIAGYRSLVESQYADAPPPRPPLLEPQAFRRRLQPATLRQADLELAAGLPISSAHTARLATEADANDADAWLALARALAAQREKALPGKPLPSIHEVRDALDRALRADPRHAAATRELALSYYRPTGTARTREDARTALRHFRRYLSLAPRADDAEYVRGYVRELTQEAK; this is encoded by the coding sequence GTGAGCGCGCGGCGGCGGCGGAGCGCGTGCGCGCGCGGCCGCGTCGAGGTCGCCGGCGCGGCGCTCGCCGCGCTCCTGCTCTCGGCCTGCGTGACGGCGACGCCCGCTCCGGCGCCGCTCGCGCCCGAGCGGGGGGTCGGCGCGCTCGACGCCGACGAGCAGCACCTGTGGAAGAAGTCGCGCGAGCTGCAGCACGACGTCGAGATCGCGGGCCTGCTGTTCGTCGACCGCGAGCTCGACGCCTACCTCGCGCGCGTGCTCGACCGCGTGCTGCCGGACGACCTGCGCCGGGCGGGCCTCGAGCCGTCCGTGCACGTCGTCTCGAACGTCAACATCCACGGCTACTCGTTCGCGAACGGCGTCGTCTACCTGCACACGGCACTGCTCGCGCGCATGGCCGACGAGACGCAGCTCGCGACCGTCCTCACGCGCGAGCTCGCGCACGTGAAGCTGCGCAACGCGCTGCGCGCGCAGCGCGACGCGCGCATCCGCGCCGACTCGCTCGCGTGGATCGGCGTCGGCTCGACGCTCGTGCAGGGCGGGGCGCAGATCCAGCTGCTCGCGCAGGCGGCCTCGATCTCGACGGCGCCGGGCTTCCACCACTCGCTCGAGGTGCTCGCCGACCGCGAGGGGCTCGCGATGCTCGCGGCCGCCGGCTACGACGTGAAGGGAACGCCGGGCTTCTTCGAGATGACGCTCGACTACGTCGAGGAGGTGCACGGGCAGGGCGCCTGGGGCTGGGTCGCATTCTCGCCGCCGCCCGCGATGACGGCGCGCATCGCGGGCTACCGCTCGCTCGTCGAGAGCCAGTACGCGGACGCGCCGCCGCCGCGCCCTCCGCTGCTCGAGCCGCAGGCCTTCCGCCGAAGGCTCCAGCCGGCGACGCTGCGGCAGGCCGACCTCGAGCTCGCGGCGGGGCTCCCGATCTCGTCCGCACACACCGCTCGGCTCGCGACCGAGGCCGACGCGAACGACGCCGACGCCTGGCTCGCGCTCGCGCGCGCGCTCGCCGCGCAGCGCGAGAAGGCCCTCCCCGGCAAGCCGCTCCCGTCGATCCACGAGGTGCGCGACGCGCTCGACCGCGCGCTGCGCGCGGACCCGCGGCACGCGGCGGCGACGCGCGAGCTCGCGCTCAGCTACTACCGACCGACGGGCACCGCGCGCACGCGCGAGGACGCGCGCACCGCATTGCGCCACTTCCGCCGCTACCTGTCGCTCGCGCCGCGCGCCGACGACGCGGAGTACGTGCGCGGCTACGTCCGCGAGCTCACGCAGGAGGCGAAGTAG
- a CDS encoding SDR family oxidoreductase encodes MAGQLEGRVAVVTGGGRGIGRAIALRYAAEGATIVVSSRTQRDLERTLASAGVGADRGLAVVADATSRDDARRPVREAVARFGRVDVLVNNVGGSIGNPDPYAADDDGFDRTLALCLTSAWWTTSAALPGMRERGFGRIVNIGSGASKRTGAGLAYVTAKHALVGFTRQLAAAVARDGINANVLCPGWTRTSLLDFGRIARARGTTAEEEEARAAAESLQNRVLEADELAGMAVLLAGPDGRGITGQVVSVDGGYKV; translated from the coding sequence ATGGCGGGCCAGCTCGAGGGACGGGTCGCGGTGGTGACGGGAGGCGGCCGCGGCATCGGCCGCGCGATCGCGCTTCGCTATGCGGCCGAGGGTGCGACGATCGTCGTGTCGTCGCGTACGCAACGCGATCTCGAACGGACGCTCGCGTCGGCGGGCGTCGGCGCCGACCGCGGGCTCGCGGTCGTCGCCGACGCGACGAGCCGCGACGACGCGCGCCGCCCCGTGCGCGAGGCCGTCGCGCGCTTCGGACGCGTCGACGTGCTCGTCAACAACGTCGGCGGGAGCATCGGGAACCCCGATCCGTACGCAGCCGACGACGACGGCTTCGATCGCACGCTCGCGCTCTGCCTCACGTCGGCGTGGTGGACGACGAGCGCGGCGCTGCCGGGCATGCGCGAGCGCGGATTCGGGCGCATCGTGAACATCGGGTCGGGCGCGTCGAAGCGCACGGGCGCGGGGCTCGCGTACGTCACGGCCAAGCACGCGCTCGTCGGCTTCACGCGCCAGCTCGCGGCGGCGGTGGCGCGCGACGGCATCAACGCGAACGTGCTGTGCCCGGGCTGGACGCGCACGTCGCTCCTCGACTTCGGCCGCATCGCGCGCGCGCGCGGCACGACGGCCGAGGAGGAGGAGGCGCGCGCGGCGGCCGAGAGCCTGCAGAACCGCGTGCTCGAGGCGGACGAGCTCGCGGGCATGGCCGTGCTCCTCGCCGGGCCCGACGGCCGCGGCATCACCGGCCAGGTCGTGAGCGTCGACGGCGGGTACAAGGTGTGA
- a CDS encoding pitrilysin family protein has protein sequence MPGVLVALLAVCATPAVAAEPTDAPTAACAPLDVAALAARIVPSIESYTLANGLRVHLVPRAADATVAVRVAYDVGARDEEPGRSGTAHLFEHLMFKGSERVGDGVFFRIARDAGGRTNASTDYDLTQYWATVAPAALDRVLFAEADRMRGLRLDEASLASQRAAIDEERGQLYATPGVAAAEAFGIALWEGTPYGHSVIGGREELDATTLDEAMRFHRLHYAPSNAVLVLVGGFDVAAARASIAAHFGALPARPGPPPRAPFALEARPLARRVVDARTPFPVYAIVWHGVGATHADALAVAVVDELLMGAGDGRLTRAVARPLAFDAFALPAALRDVGLLDYVFAPRTFASFREIERAVRGEARALRERGPGAAELCRARRQEQRERLAALDANEGVAAAIAAGTLVHGDALRALDELARLDALDAGDVRRVAARVLVDASPTLAIAPTGALRWLKPILEILPASVGAALERSLL, from the coding sequence ATGCCCGGCGTCCTCGTCGCGCTGCTCGCCGTGTGCGCGACGCCCGCCGTCGCGGCGGAGCCGACCGACGCGCCCACTGCCGCGTGCGCACCGCTCGACGTCGCCGCGCTCGCCGCGCGCATCGTCCCCTCCATCGAGTCGTACACGCTCGCGAACGGGCTGCGCGTCCACCTCGTGCCGCGCGCCGCGGACGCCACCGTCGCCGTGCGCGTCGCCTACGACGTCGGTGCGCGCGACGAGGAGCCCGGGCGCAGCGGCACGGCCCACCTGTTCGAGCACCTCATGTTCAAGGGCTCGGAGCGCGTCGGCGACGGCGTCTTCTTCCGCATCGCGCGCGACGCCGGCGGGCGCACCAACGCGTCGACCGACTACGACCTCACGCAGTACTGGGCCACCGTTGCGCCCGCGGCGCTCGACCGCGTGCTCTTCGCGGAGGCCGACCGCATGCGCGGCCTCCGCCTCGACGAGGCGAGCCTCGCGAGCCAGCGCGCGGCGATCGACGAGGAGCGCGGGCAGCTCTACGCGACGCCCGGCGTCGCCGCGGCGGAGGCGTTCGGGATCGCGCTCTGGGAGGGCACGCCGTACGGACACTCGGTGATCGGCGGCCGCGAGGAGCTCGACGCGACGACGCTCGACGAGGCGATGCGCTTCCACCGCCTCCACTACGCGCCCTCGAACGCCGTGCTCGTGCTGGTCGGCGGCTTCGACGTCGCCGCGGCGCGCGCGAGCATCGCCGCGCACTTCGGCGCGCTGCCCGCGCGGCCCGGCCCGCCGCCGCGCGCGCCGTTCGCGCTCGAAGCGCGTCCGCTCGCCCGGCGCGTCGTCGACGCGCGCACGCCCTTCCCCGTGTACGCGATCGTCTGGCACGGCGTGGGTGCCACGCACGCCGATGCGCTCGCCGTCGCCGTCGTCGACGAGCTCCTGATGGGCGCGGGCGACGGCCGGCTCACGCGCGCCGTCGCGCGCCCTCTCGCGTTCGACGCGTTCGCGCTTCCCGCCGCGCTGCGCGACGTCGGCCTGCTCGACTACGTGTTCGCGCCGCGGACGTTCGCGAGCTTCCGCGAGATCGAGCGCGCGGTGCGCGGCGAGGCGCGCGCGCTGCGCGAGCGCGGGCCCGGCGCCGCCGAGCTCTGCCGCGCGCGGCGCCAGGAGCAGCGCGAGCGACTCGCGGCGCTCGACGCGAACGAGGGCGTGGCGGCCGCCATCGCGGCGGGCACGCTCGTCCACGGCGACGCGCTGCGCGCGCTCGACGAGCTCGCGCGCCTCGACGCGCTCGATGCGGGCGACGTCCGGCGCGTCGCCGCGCGCGTCCTCGTCGACGCGTCGCCGACGCTCGCGATCGCGCCGACGGGCGCGCTGCGCTGGCTGAAGCCGATCCTCGAGATCCTGCCCGCGAGCGTCGGTGCGGCGCTCGAGCGGTCGCTGCTGTGA
- a CDS encoding alpha/beta hydrolase: MRSLEIPVGPFAFRARASGPEDGELVLLLHGFPQCSAEWNAQLAALGAAGLRAVAPDQRGYSPGARPEGVDAYRIEHLVGDVLDVADALGARRFHLVGHDWGAIVAWHVAAHHPERLRSLAIVSVPHPNAFARALAPGSGSDQLERSGYIAGFQQAGAEDAMDEAFLRMAFEASGLAGHDVEDHVRVLTEPGAMRAALSWYRAYDFHAQSAPAIAVPTLFVWSTEDPALGRDGAEWTAEHVTGPYRFVVVEGGPHWLPETHADEVSRLLLAHVAANAGA, encoded by the coding sequence ATGCGTTCCCTCGAGATTCCCGTCGGTCCGTTCGCGTTCCGCGCGCGCGCGAGCGGCCCCGAGGACGGCGAGCTCGTGCTGCTCCTGCACGGCTTCCCGCAGTGCTCGGCCGAGTGGAACGCGCAGCTCGCGGCGCTCGGCGCGGCGGGGCTGCGCGCCGTCGCGCCCGACCAGCGCGGCTACTCGCCGGGCGCGCGGCCCGAAGGCGTCGACGCCTACCGCATCGAGCACCTCGTCGGCGACGTGCTCGACGTGGCCGACGCGCTCGGCGCGCGACGCTTCCACCTCGTCGGGCACGACTGGGGCGCGATCGTCGCCTGGCACGTCGCGGCGCATCACCCGGAGCGGCTGCGCTCGCTCGCGATCGTCTCGGTCCCGCACCCGAACGCGTTCGCGCGCGCGCTCGCGCCGGGCAGCGGCTCGGACCAGCTCGAGCGCTCGGGCTACATCGCGGGCTTCCAGCAGGCGGGCGCCGAGGACGCGATGGACGAGGCCTTCCTGCGCATGGCGTTCGAGGCCTCGGGCCTCGCGGGCCACGACGTCGAGGATCACGTGCGCGTGCTGACGGAGCCGGGCGCGATGCGCGCGGCGCTCTCGTGGTATCGCGCGTACGACTTCCACGCGCAGAGCGCGCCGGCGATCGCCGTGCCGACGCTCTTCGTGTGGAGCACCGAGGATCCCGCGCTCGGGCGCGACGGCGCGGAGTGGACGGCCGAGCACGTGACCGGGCCGTACCGCTTCGTCGTCGTCGAGGGCGGGCCGCACTGGCTGCCCGAGACGCACGCCGACGAGGTCTCGCGCCTGCTGCTCGCGCACGTGGCTGCGAACGCCGGGGCGTAG
- a CDS encoding SDR family NAD(P)-dependent oxidoreductase, which translates to MEQLEGRVVVVTGGASGIGLGIAQAFAAAGARLVLADVHDARLAEAERALGGATDVVTQRVDVRDAAQVEALAERAYAAFGAVHVLCNNAGVACNGLVWQHSLADWDWVFDTNVRGTVNGLRAFVPRMLAQGEPGHVVNTASMLGLASSPLTGVYGASKQTVLAITETLRLDLEIVGAPIGVSALCPGPVRTNVGEEPGRPPVDAAHTRGIVATVNAALRDVVANGMDPREVGERVVDAVRAGRFWILPDPSLLANVDARMAGLRSDVGG; encoded by the coding sequence ATGGAGCAGCTCGAAGGGCGCGTCGTCGTCGTCACGGGCGGGGCGAGCGGGATCGGACTCGGGATCGCACAGGCCTTCGCCGCCGCGGGAGCGCGCCTCGTGCTCGCGGACGTGCACGACGCGCGCCTGGCCGAAGCCGAGCGCGCGCTCGGCGGCGCGACCGACGTCGTGACACAGCGGGTCGACGTGCGCGACGCCGCGCAGGTCGAAGCGCTCGCCGAGCGCGCCTACGCGGCTTTCGGCGCCGTGCACGTCCTCTGCAACAATGCGGGCGTCGCGTGCAACGGCCTCGTCTGGCAGCACTCGCTCGCGGACTGGGACTGGGTGTTCGACACGAACGTGCGCGGCACGGTGAACGGGCTGCGCGCCTTCGTGCCGCGCATGCTCGCGCAGGGCGAGCCCGGGCACGTCGTCAACACCGCGTCGATGCTCGGCCTCGCGAGCTCGCCGCTCACGGGCGTGTACGGCGCGAGCAAGCAGACGGTCCTCGCCATCACCGAGACGCTGCGGCTCGACCTCGAGATCGTCGGCGCACCGATCGGCGTCTCCGCGCTGTGCCCGGGGCCCGTGCGCACGAACGTCGGCGAGGAGCCGGGCCGCCCGCCCGTCGATGCCGCGCACACGCGCGGGATCGTGGCGACCGTGAACGCCGCGCTGCGCGACGTCGTCGCGAACGGCATGGATCCGCGCGAGGTGGGCGAGCGCGTCGTCGACGCCGTGCGCGCCGGGCGCTTCTGGATCCTCCCCGACCCGTCGCTGCTCGCGAACGTCGACGCGCGCATGGCCGGGCTGCGCAGCGACGTCGGCGGCTGA
- a CDS encoding NnrU family protein, which translates to MTLLATGLVLFLGTHSISIANAAWRDRMVARIGESPWKGLYSLPAAVGLVLIVVGYGAARAEPVLVYAPPVWLRHVALVALLPVMPLFLSTYFPGRLRGFVRNPTLVATELWAGAHLLANGTRADVALFGGFLAWAVADHLSLARRAPRAIPGAPPRPANDAIAVGGGLALYAAIVLWLHRAVIGVPVLMG; encoded by the coding sequence GTGACCCTGCTCGCCACGGGCCTCGTGCTCTTCCTCGGAACGCACTCGATCTCGATCGCGAACGCGGCGTGGCGCGATCGCATGGTCGCGCGCATCGGCGAGTCGCCGTGGAAGGGCCTCTACTCGCTTCCTGCCGCGGTCGGCCTCGTGCTGATCGTCGTCGGCTACGGCGCGGCGCGGGCCGAGCCCGTCCTCGTCTACGCACCGCCCGTCTGGCTGCGCCACGTGGCCCTCGTGGCGCTGCTGCCGGTGATGCCGCTCTTCCTGTCGACCTACTTCCCGGGGCGTCTGCGCGGCTTCGTGCGCAACCCGACGCTCGTCGCGACCGAGCTCTGGGCCGGCGCGCACCTGCTCGCGAACGGAACGCGCGCCGACGTCGCGCTCTTCGGCGGCTTCCTCGCGTGGGCGGTGGCCGACCATCTCTCGCTCGCGCGCCGCGCGCCGCGCGCGATTCCGGGCGCGCCGCCGCGCCCGGCGAACGACGCGATCGCGGTCGGTGGCGGCCTCGCGCTGTACGCTGCGATCGTCCTGTGGCTCCACCGCGCGGTGATCGGCGTGCCGGTGCTCATGGGGTGA
- a CDS encoding response regulator encodes MSSPLLEAAARLSARRSTALFFRNVGAVVIAAVACFVPSLGPHRFWLAAILVVVCIPAATWVEHRAAAEDNGWLQPLFDLTAIVTLVHLVPSAWFPALVLGLMVVQAPSVAESRASSGWYALFAAILTLGMTFAAVVHDVPGWQLPVLCMVTLYPSVIFYSHRQSRVAKEMRDRASAIDGLRLVAGGVAHDFNNVLTSVLGHAELAADELPPGHPARESLEEVIRGTERASLLAGRLLAFAGRTARAAEPVDVAGEVETLIALLRSVVPKGIALELVARGPDAHVRAQRVQLQQIVMNLILNATEATPAPSRVRVEVARVDEPGRAPVVRIEVADDGGGIPPDVQARIFDPFFTLKEHGHGLGLASARSVARELGGRIAVESRSGAGTRMTVELPAAEAAARVETRAQARAPRVPSLALVVDDEDDVRAVLARMLSTLGHRVVEARSGEEAVALFRDRGPEIGVVVLDVRMPAMDGWQCLRALRALRADVPVIVCSGHDPFARDDAARAERVGFLSKPVRREELERALADAERTRDGAGPARSAPPSAPRSPSA; translated from the coding sequence GTGTCGTCCCCGCTCCTCGAAGCCGCCGCCCGTCTGTCGGCGCGTCGCTCGACCGCGCTGTTCTTCCGCAACGTCGGCGCCGTCGTGATCGCGGCGGTGGCGTGCTTCGTTCCCTCGCTCGGCCCGCACCGCTTCTGGCTCGCGGCGATCCTCGTCGTCGTCTGCATCCCCGCGGCCACGTGGGTCGAGCATCGCGCGGCCGCCGAGGACAACGGGTGGCTCCAGCCGCTCTTCGACCTCACGGCGATCGTGACGCTCGTGCACCTCGTGCCGTCGGCGTGGTTCCCGGCGCTCGTGCTGGGCCTCATGGTCGTGCAGGCGCCGAGCGTCGCCGAGAGCCGCGCGAGCAGCGGCTGGTACGCGCTCTTCGCGGCGATCCTGACGCTCGGCATGACGTTCGCCGCCGTCGTGCACGACGTGCCGGGGTGGCAGCTGCCCGTGCTCTGCATGGTCACGCTCTACCCGTCGGTGATCTTCTACTCGCACCGCCAGTCGCGCGTCGCGAAGGAGATGCGCGACCGCGCGAGCGCGATCGACGGACTCCGCCTCGTCGCGGGCGGCGTCGCGCACGACTTCAACAACGTGCTGACGAGCGTGCTCGGCCACGCCGAGCTCGCGGCGGACGAGCTCCCGCCGGGCCACCCGGCGCGCGAGTCGCTCGAGGAGGTGATCCGCGGGACGGAGCGCGCGAGCCTGCTCGCGGGCCGGCTGCTCGCGTTCGCGGGGCGCACCGCGCGCGCCGCGGAGCCCGTCGACGTGGCGGGCGAGGTCGAGACGCTGATCGCGCTCCTGCGCAGCGTCGTGCCGAAGGGCATCGCGCTCGAGCTCGTCGCGCGCGGGCCGGATGCGCACGTGCGCGCGCAGCGCGTGCAGCTGCAGCAGATCGTGATGAACCTGATCCTCAACGCGACCGAGGCGACCCCGGCGCCGAGCCGCGTGCGCGTCGAGGTCGCGCGCGTCGACGAGCCGGGGCGCGCTCCGGTCGTGCGCATCGAGGTCGCCGACGACGGTGGCGGCATCCCGCCGGACGTGCAGGCGCGCATCTTCGACCCGTTCTTCACGCTGAAGGAGCACGGCCACGGGCTCGGGCTCGCGAGCGCGCGCTCCGTCGCGCGCGAGCTCGGCGGTCGCATCGCGGTCGAGAGCCGCAGCGGAGCGGGGACGCGCATGACGGTCGAGCTCCCGGCCGCCGAAGCGGCGGCGCGCGTCGAGACTCGCGCGCAGGCGCGCGCACCGCGTGTTCCCTCGCTGGCCCTCGTCGTCGACGACGAGGACGACGTGCGCGCCGTGCTCGCGCGCATGCTGAGCACGCTCGGGCACCGCGTCGTCGAGGCGCGCTCGGGCGAGGAGGCGGTCGCGCTCTTCCGCGACCGCGGCCCCGAGATCGGCGTCGTCGTGCTCGACGTCCGGATGCCGGCGATGGACGGTTGGCAGTGCCTGCGCGCCCTCCGCGCGCTGCGCGCGGACGTCCCCGTGATCGTCTGCAGCGGCCACGACCCGTTCGCGCGCGACGACGCGGCACGTGCGGAGCGCGTCGGATTCCTGTCGAAGCCGGTGCGCCGGGAAGAGCTCGAGCGCGCGCTCGCCGACGCGGAGCGAACGCGCGACGGCGCGGGGCCCGCTAGATCGGCCCCACCCAGTGCGCCCAGAAGTCCATCAGCGTGA
- a CDS encoding insulinase family protein, whose product MSARAAAAAPRARAVLAAAGAVLAASLAASCASAPGRDAPSVAPRPIDASPACLAELAPQLPALGERAAEARTAPRTATLANGARLVEVEAPASALATIAAGFPVDWAHTDLPSDLATGLLASGATAGDADAFVDAVRALGAHVGASADDGWLWLELRFPEERADGALDVLARWLRVSPPADEPLARARRRAALARLADDATASAVATRAFARLHAPVAGAARALPRPDLDGATPDALARFLANALDPARAVFVYERARSDDAVRARLAALRGAPGDGAKHSAQVEPAGAAAIANAANAIHVVDRPGAAQVELLVGHATVGPADADFAALSMLASLLGGDVGGRLFRDLRERQGLAYVANAEQRRDGTFVVTTRTRPERLAALLVGVEAHLATLASTPLADCERAMLARRALGEIALAGDAPASRRTRERAELAAHGRVRDDAERAADVRRALARLDDVARHHLAGAPLVVLVGDRARIEGELAAAIPERPIAEVDPFAQAGDR is encoded by the coding sequence GTGAGCGCACGCGCCGCGGCCGCGGCCCCCCGCGCGCGCGCGGTGCTCGCGGCAGCGGGGGCCGTCCTCGCGGCGTCCCTCGCCGCGAGCTGCGCGAGCGCGCCCGGGCGCGACGCGCCCTCCGTCGCGCCGCGCCCGATCGACGCGTCGCCCGCGTGCCTCGCCGAGCTCGCTCCGCAGCTCCCCGCACTCGGCGAGCGCGCTGCGGAGGCCCGCACCGCACCGCGCACCGCGACGCTCGCGAACGGAGCGCGCCTCGTCGAGGTCGAGGCGCCGGCGAGCGCGCTCGCGACGATCGCCGCGGGCTTCCCGGTCGACTGGGCGCACACCGACCTGCCGAGCGACCTCGCGACCGGCCTCCTCGCCTCGGGCGCGACCGCGGGCGACGCCGACGCGTTCGTCGACGCGGTGCGCGCGCTCGGCGCGCACGTCGGCGCGAGCGCGGACGACGGATGGCTGTGGCTCGAGCTGCGCTTCCCCGAGGAGCGCGCCGACGGCGCGCTCGACGTGCTCGCGCGCTGGCTGCGCGTCTCGCCGCCGGCGGACGAGCCGCTCGCGCGCGCGCGGCGACGGGCCGCGCTCGCGCGCCTCGCCGACGACGCCACCGCGAGCGCGGTCGCGACCCGCGCCTTCGCGCGTCTGCACGCGCCCGTCGCGGGTGCCGCGCGCGCGCTCCCGCGCCCCGACCTCGACGGCGCGACCCCCGACGCGCTCGCGCGCTTCCTCGCGAACGCGCTCGACCCCGCGCGCGCGGTCTTCGTGTACGAGCGCGCGCGCTCCGACGACGCCGTGCGCGCGCGGCTCGCGGCGCTGCGCGGCGCGCCGGGCGACGGCGCGAAGCATTCCGCGCAGGTCGAGCCGGCCGGCGCCGCCGCCATCGCGAACGCCGCGAACGCGATCCACGTCGTCGACCGGCCGGGAGCGGCGCAGGTCGAGCTGCTCGTCGGCCACGCGACGGTCGGCCCGGCCGACGCCGACTTCGCCGCGCTCTCGATGCTCGCGAGCCTGCTCGGCGGTGACGTCGGCGGGCGCCTCTTCCGCGACCTGCGCGAGCGCCAGGGCCTCGCCTACGTCGCGAACGCCGAGCAGCGGCGCGACGGCACGTTCGTCGTCACCACGCGCACGCGCCCCGAGCGGCTCGCCGCGCTGCTCGTGGGCGTCGAGGCCCATCTCGCCACGCTCGCGAGCACGCCGCTCGCGGACTGCGAGCGCGCGATGCTCGCGCGGCGCGCGCTGGGCGAGATCGCGCTCGCGGGCGACGCTCCCGCCTCCCGCCGCACGCGCGAGCGCGCCGAGCTCGCGGCCCACGGTCGCGTCCGGGACGACGCCGAGCGGGCCGCGGACGTGCGCCGCGCGCTCGCGCGGCTCGACGACGTCGCGCGACACCACCTCGCGGGCGCGCCGCTCGTCGTCCTCGTCGGCGACCGCGCGCGCATCGAGGGCGAGCTCGCCGCGGCGATCCCGGAGCGGCCGATCGCGGAGGTCGACCCCTTCGCGCAGGCCGGGGATCGTTAG